The Coffea arabica cultivar ET-39 chromosome 3c, Coffea Arabica ET-39 HiFi, whole genome shotgun sequence genome contains a region encoding:
- the LOC113734710 gene encoding uncharacterized protein isoform X1, giving the protein MEENSDAPLHMLRSLELRLLRCTLPSDNPLPTFPPSDEVPPNLQTLISDVVQLIESGNYVEALSSAAVKSIFSFNSATAFSSSADSAELFYSELVPQSVVVFVNGNSDSEIDELEKCFRAFLVMAIAVAALLAFTQSNVTGPVEKMPAMPLLPINDNWIEWELWAQKDIMSVGSDVRGKFSNLQYIVLSKILLMKTKDLLLDSSITTAALRSICWWLARVLLIHQKLLDECSSTVFDLLQVYSHESLRHFGSLGKVTNYWGQRLSEEDALTIVSMLHLEVGMMEVTYARVDSSRLHFETAQKQSKLDFSVSGALGFRTMHQVEPKAQLLLVTGKSSDSTTGSVSHEMQGDITTTIDGTSLQHPPETQEASDVLMAPRILEDKTSDSGDQAVQISSISATQLKAIQQAVILAQCLSIEKSARNDELQHYKMAPYMEAIDSQQSSPFTIKYFCNMLRVRWESTRSRTKQRALLMMEKLVESISEPSPGVVQRMFYSFAVNIPGIPALRKEFGDLLVSCRLIGEAIKVYEDLELWDNLIYCYRILEKKAAAVELIKKQLLERPNDSRLWCSLGDVTIDDSCYEKALDISGNKSARALRSLARSAYNRGDYEKSKVLWESAMKLNSLYPDGWFALGAAALKARDVEKALDGFTRAVQLDPENGEAWNNVACLHMIRKKSKEAFVAFKEALKFKRNNWQMWENFSQVAADVGNYSQAMDAIQKVLDMTSNKRFDVDLLERLIVEIEKQGSIINSHPSEATGGNDTQHMHATSDVNYADKSTISEDLARKHEFEHLMQMLGKILQQIVKSSGGADIWGLYARWHKLKGDLTMCSEALLKQVRAYQGSDLWKDRERFVKFAHASLELCKVYQELSYQTGGRRELFAAEMHVKNIIKQGANFSDTQEYQDLLASLNQVQKALQEDSGAA; this is encoded by the exons ATGGAAGAAAATTCCGATGCGCCGCTCCACATGCTCCGGTCTCTGGAGCTTCGGCTCCTCCGCTGTACTCTACCCTCCGATAATCCCCTGCCGACATTTCCACCGTCCGATGAAGTTCCTCCCAATCTCCAAACCCTCATTTCCGATGTCGTTCAATTGATCGAGTCAGGGAACTATGTCGAAGCTCTGTCTTCCGCCGCAGTTAAATCTATCTTCAGCTTCAACTCGGCCACCGCGTTCTCTAGCTCGGCTGATTCAGCCGAGTTATTCTATTCCGAGTTAGTCCCCCAGAGCGTCGTCGTTTTCGTGAATGGGAATTCCGATTCGGAAATTGATGAATTGGAGAAATGTTTCAGGGCTTTTCTTGTTATGGCCATCGCCGTCGCGGCTTTGCTGGCTTTTACTCAATCAAATGTTACTGG TCCAGTGGAAAAAATGCCAGCGATGCCATTGTTGCCAATTAATGATAATTGGATAGAGTGGGAATTATGGGCACAAAAGGACATAATGTCGGTTGGTTCTGATGTTCGAGGaaaattctcaaatctccaG TATATAGTTCTGTCAAAGATTTTACTGATGAAGACGAAAGATCTGTTGCTAGACAGCAGTATCACTACTGCTGCTTTGAGAAGTATTTGTTGGTGGCTTGCTAGGGTGCTGCTCATTCATCAGAAACTGTTGGATGAATGTTCATCCACTGTATTTGACCTCTTACAAGTATATTCACATGAAAGTTTACGACATTTTGGTAGTCTAGGCAAAGTGACAAATTATTGGGGTCAAAGGCTATCGGAAGAAGATGCTTTAACTATCGTATCCATGCTCCATTTAGAGGTGGGGATGATGGAAGTCACATATGCACGGGTAGATTCTTCCAG ACTGCACTTTGAAACAGCTCAAAAACAATCAAAACTTGATTTTTCTGTTAGTGGAGCTCTTGGATTCCGCACCATGCATCAg GTGGAACCCAAGGCTCAGTTGCTGCTTGTAACGGGCAAAAGCAGTGATAGTACCACTGGATCAGTTAGCCATGAGATGCAGGGTGACATAACCACCACTATTGATGGTACATCACTTCAGCATCCTCCTGAAACACAGGAAGCATCTGACGTGTTGATGGCCCCTAGAATTTTAGAAGATAAAACTTCTGATAGTGGTGATCAAGCTGTTCAAATTTCTAGTATTTCTGCCACACAGTTGAAGGCAATCCAACAGGCTGTGATTTTGGCGCAATGTCTTTCTATTGAGAAAAGTGCTCGGAACGATGAATTGCAACACTACAAAATGGCACCATATATGGAGGCAATAGATTCTCAACAATCCTCACCATTCACaattaaatatttttgcaaCATGTTGCGCGTTCGGTGGGAATCAACTCGTAGCCGCACAAAGCAGCGTGCACTTTTGATGATGGAGAAACTAGTTGAAAGTATAAGTGAACCTTCTCCTGGTGTTGTGCAGAGGATGTTTTACTCTTTTGCAGTGAACATCCCTGGAATTCCTGCATTACGCAAGGAGTTTGGTGATCTTTTAGTCAGCTGCAGGTTGATAGGAGAAGCTATCAAAGTTTATGAAGATCTTGAGCTTTGGGATAATTTGATATACTGCTATAGAATTTTGGAGAAGAAAGCAGCAGCTGTAGAGCTCATCAAGAAGCAATTGTTGGAAAGGCCTAATGACTCAAGGTTATGGTGTTCACTTGGTGATGTTACAATTGATGACTCTTGCTATGAAAAGGCCCTTGACATTTCAGGGAACAAGTCAGCTCGAGCTCTGCGATCCCTTGCTCGCAGCGCATACAACAGGGGAGACTATGAGAAGTCAAAAGTTCTATGGGAGTCAGCAATGAAACTGAATTCCTTGTATCCAGATGGCTGGTTTGCACTTGGTGCCGCTGCTCTGAAAGCTAGGGATGTTGAAAAGGCGTTGGATGGGTTTACACGTGCTGTTCAACTTGATCCTGAAAATGGAGAGGCTTGGAATAATGTAGCTTGCCTCCACATGATTAGGAAGAAAAGCAAAGAGGCTTTTGTTGCTTTCAAGGAAGCATTAAAATTCAAGCGAAACAATTGGCAGATGTGGGAGAATTTCAGCCAAGTGGCTGCAGACGTTGGCAATTATAGCCAGGCAATGGATGCTATACAAAAGGTCCTGGACATGACTAGTAATAAAAGATTTGATGTTGATTTACTAGAAAGATTGATTGTAGAGATTGAAAAACAGGGTTCAATTATCAATTCTCATCCTTCAGAGGCAACTGGTGGCAACGACACCCAGCATATGCATGCTACCTCAGATGTTAATTATGCTGACAAATCAACAATTTCAGAAGACTTGGCTAGGAAGCATGAATTTGAGCATTTGATGCAAATGCTTGGCAAGATCTTGCAGCAGATTGTTAAAAGTAGTGGGGGAGCTGATATTTGGGGGCTGTATGCTCGATGGCACAAATTGAAGGGGGATCTTACGATGTGCTCTGAGGCCCTGCTTAAGCAAGTCAGAGCCTATCAGGGATCTGATTTGTGGAAGGATAGGGAGCGGTTTGTAAAATTTGCACATGCCTCACTGGAACTTTGTAAAGTATATCAGGAGCTTTCCTATCAAACTGGTGGACGTCGAGAACTGTTTGCAGCTGAGATGCATGTTAAAAACATAATTAAGCAG ggagCAAATTTTTCAGACACTCAAGAATATCAGGATCTTTTGGCCAGTCTGAATCAAGTGCAAAAGGCACTGCAAGAAGACTCAGGTGCTGCGTAA
- the LOC113734710 gene encoding uncharacterized protein isoform X2 — protein sequence MGIPIRKLMNWRNVSGLFLLWPSPSRLCWLLLNQMLLVEKMPAMPLLPINDNWIEWELWAQKDIMSVGSDVRGKFSNLQYIVLSKILLMKTKDLLLDSSITTAALRSICWWLARVLLIHQKLLDECSSTVFDLLQVYSHESLRHFGSLGKVTNYWGQRLSEEDALTIVSMLHLEVGMMEVTYARVDSSRLHFETAQKQSKLDFSVSGALGFRTMHQVEPKAQLLLVTGKSSDSTTGSVSHEMQGDITTTIDGTSLQHPPETQEASDVLMAPRILEDKTSDSGDQAVQISSISATQLKAIQQAVILAQCLSIEKSARNDELQHYKMAPYMEAIDSQQSSPFTIKYFCNMLRVRWESTRSRTKQRALLMMEKLVESISEPSPGVVQRMFYSFAVNIPGIPALRKEFGDLLVSCRLIGEAIKVYEDLELWDNLIYCYRILEKKAAAVELIKKQLLERPNDSRLWCSLGDVTIDDSCYEKALDISGNKSARALRSLARSAYNRGDYEKSKVLWESAMKLNSLYPDGWFALGAAALKARDVEKALDGFTRAVQLDPENGEAWNNVACLHMIRKKSKEAFVAFKEALKFKRNNWQMWENFSQVAADVGNYSQAMDAIQKVLDMTSNKRFDVDLLERLIVEIEKQGSIINSHPSEATGGNDTQHMHATSDVNYADKSTISEDLARKHEFEHLMQMLGKILQQIVKSSGGADIWGLYARWHKLKGDLTMCSEALLKQVRAYQGSDLWKDRERFVKFAHASLELCKVYQELSYQTGGRRELFAAEMHVKNIIKQGANFSDTQEYQDLLASLNQVQKALQEDSGAA from the exons ATGGGAATTCCGATTCGGAAATTGATGAATTGGAGAAATGTTTCAGGGCTTTTCTTGTTATGGCCATCGCCGTCGCGGCTTTGCTGGCTTTTACTCAATCAAATGTTACTGG TGGAAAAAATGCCAGCGATGCCATTGTTGCCAATTAATGATAATTGGATAGAGTGGGAATTATGGGCACAAAAGGACATAATGTCGGTTGGTTCTGATGTTCGAGGaaaattctcaaatctccaG TATATAGTTCTGTCAAAGATTTTACTGATGAAGACGAAAGATCTGTTGCTAGACAGCAGTATCACTACTGCTGCTTTGAGAAGTATTTGTTGGTGGCTTGCTAGGGTGCTGCTCATTCATCAGAAACTGTTGGATGAATGTTCATCCACTGTATTTGACCTCTTACAAGTATATTCACATGAAAGTTTACGACATTTTGGTAGTCTAGGCAAAGTGACAAATTATTGGGGTCAAAGGCTATCGGAAGAAGATGCTTTAACTATCGTATCCATGCTCCATTTAGAGGTGGGGATGATGGAAGTCACATATGCACGGGTAGATTCTTCCAG ACTGCACTTTGAAACAGCTCAAAAACAATCAAAACTTGATTTTTCTGTTAGTGGAGCTCTTGGATTCCGCACCATGCATCAg GTGGAACCCAAGGCTCAGTTGCTGCTTGTAACGGGCAAAAGCAGTGATAGTACCACTGGATCAGTTAGCCATGAGATGCAGGGTGACATAACCACCACTATTGATGGTACATCACTTCAGCATCCTCCTGAAACACAGGAAGCATCTGACGTGTTGATGGCCCCTAGAATTTTAGAAGATAAAACTTCTGATAGTGGTGATCAAGCTGTTCAAATTTCTAGTATTTCTGCCACACAGTTGAAGGCAATCCAACAGGCTGTGATTTTGGCGCAATGTCTTTCTATTGAGAAAAGTGCTCGGAACGATGAATTGCAACACTACAAAATGGCACCATATATGGAGGCAATAGATTCTCAACAATCCTCACCATTCACaattaaatatttttgcaaCATGTTGCGCGTTCGGTGGGAATCAACTCGTAGCCGCACAAAGCAGCGTGCACTTTTGATGATGGAGAAACTAGTTGAAAGTATAAGTGAACCTTCTCCTGGTGTTGTGCAGAGGATGTTTTACTCTTTTGCAGTGAACATCCCTGGAATTCCTGCATTACGCAAGGAGTTTGGTGATCTTTTAGTCAGCTGCAGGTTGATAGGAGAAGCTATCAAAGTTTATGAAGATCTTGAGCTTTGGGATAATTTGATATACTGCTATAGAATTTTGGAGAAGAAAGCAGCAGCTGTAGAGCTCATCAAGAAGCAATTGTTGGAAAGGCCTAATGACTCAAGGTTATGGTGTTCACTTGGTGATGTTACAATTGATGACTCTTGCTATGAAAAGGCCCTTGACATTTCAGGGAACAAGTCAGCTCGAGCTCTGCGATCCCTTGCTCGCAGCGCATACAACAGGGGAGACTATGAGAAGTCAAAAGTTCTATGGGAGTCAGCAATGAAACTGAATTCCTTGTATCCAGATGGCTGGTTTGCACTTGGTGCCGCTGCTCTGAAAGCTAGGGATGTTGAAAAGGCGTTGGATGGGTTTACACGTGCTGTTCAACTTGATCCTGAAAATGGAGAGGCTTGGAATAATGTAGCTTGCCTCCACATGATTAGGAAGAAAAGCAAAGAGGCTTTTGTTGCTTTCAAGGAAGCATTAAAATTCAAGCGAAACAATTGGCAGATGTGGGAGAATTTCAGCCAAGTGGCTGCAGACGTTGGCAATTATAGCCAGGCAATGGATGCTATACAAAAGGTCCTGGACATGACTAGTAATAAAAGATTTGATGTTGATTTACTAGAAAGATTGATTGTAGAGATTGAAAAACAGGGTTCAATTATCAATTCTCATCCTTCAGAGGCAACTGGTGGCAACGACACCCAGCATATGCATGCTACCTCAGATGTTAATTATGCTGACAAATCAACAATTTCAGAAGACTTGGCTAGGAAGCATGAATTTGAGCATTTGATGCAAATGCTTGGCAAGATCTTGCAGCAGATTGTTAAAAGTAGTGGGGGAGCTGATATTTGGGGGCTGTATGCTCGATGGCACAAATTGAAGGGGGATCTTACGATGTGCTCTGAGGCCCTGCTTAAGCAAGTCAGAGCCTATCAGGGATCTGATTTGTGGAAGGATAGGGAGCGGTTTGTAAAATTTGCACATGCCTCACTGGAACTTTGTAAAGTATATCAGGAGCTTTCCTATCAAACTGGTGGACGTCGAGAACTGTTTGCAGCTGAGATGCATGTTAAAAACATAATTAAGCAG ggagCAAATTTTTCAGACACTCAAGAATATCAGGATCTTTTGGCCAGTCTGAATCAAGTGCAAAAGGCACTGCAAGAAGACTCAGGTGCTGCGTAA
- the LOC113734753 gene encoding amino acid transporter AVT1H-like — protein MWGKNWKSSGKLPCLDSDCLPHHHHHQIANATCNEEKLAEETSNGLDACAKESKLNFEETAKDVESLADQKALEENNCSFLHAVINMIGMLIGLGQLSAPYALENGGWTSAFLLVGLGISCAYGSHLLGKCLEKYPKSRDYKDIGQNAFGAKGRIIVASFIYAEIFMALVSYTISLHDNLATVFLGTHLKLSWTNLTTSQTLTVLAILVALPSLWLRDLSSISFLSTAGILMSLLIFVTVACTAIFGAVKANHSIPALKLHNIPAISGLYIFSYAGHVVFPNLHAAMKDPSKFTKVTIVSFSLVTVLYTSLAFMGAKMFGPEVNSQITLSMPRALILTKIALWATVLTPMTKYALEFAPFAIQLEQNILPHSMKSRTKMIIRGSVGSILLLVILVLALSVPYFEYVLSLTGSLVSVGICMIFPCAFYIKIFWNQISRPTLILNMILIAFGTLLGASGTISSSRLLLQNLRRAHSA, from the exons ATGTGGGGTAAGAATTGGAAATCCAGTGGCAAATTACCTTGCCTGGATTCTGATTGTTtgcctcatcatcatcatcatcaaattGCAAATGCAAcatgcaatgaagaaaaattaGCTGAGGAAACATCCAATGGCTTGGATGCTTGTGCAAAAGAAAGCAAGCTGAACTTTGAAGAAACTGCCAAAGACGTGGAAAGTTTGGCTGATCAGAAAGCTTTAGAGGAAAACAACTGCTCTTTTCTTCATGCTGTCATCAACATGATTGGAATGCTTATAG GTCTAGGGCAATTATCAGCTCCATATGCTCTAGAAAATGGAGGATGGACTTCTGCATTCCTACTTGTAGGACTTGGGATATCATGTGCATATGGTTCTCATTTACTTGGAAAGTGTCTAGAAAAATATCCAAAATCAAGAGACTACAAAGATATTGGGCAGAATGCATTTGGAGCAAAAGGAAGAATTATCGTAGCAAGTTTCATCTATGCTGAAATTTTCATGGCCCTTGTTTCTTATACCATTTCTCTACATGACAATTTGGCCACAGTTTTTTTAGGCACACACCTAAAATTGTCATGGACAAATTTAACAACATCTCAAACCCTTACAGTTTTAGCTATATTGGTTGCACTTCCAAGCCTATGGCTAAGAgatctttcttcaatttcttttctttcaactGCTGGTATTCTAATGTCACTTCTGATTTTTGTAACTGTGGCATGCACTGCCATTTTTGGAGCTGTGAAAGCTAATCACAGCATACCAGCACTCAAGCTCCACAATATTCCTGCTATATCTGGACTTTACATCTTCAGCTATGCTGGTCATGTTGTTTTCCCAAATCTACATGCAGCCATGAAAGATCCTTCCAAGTTTACAAAG GTAACCATTGTCAGTTTCTCATTGGTCACAGTTCTATACACATCTCTAGCTTTCATGGGAGCTAAGATGTTTGGCCCTGAAGTGAATTCCCAGATCACTCTAAGCATGCCTAGAGCTCTTATTTTGACTAAGATTGCACTATGGGCAACAGTGCTAACGCCAATGACCAAATATGCACTGGAATTTGCACCATTTGCGATCCAACTAGAGCAGAATATTCTTCCTCATTCAATGAAATCCAGAACAAAGATGATCATAAGGGGAAGTGTTGGCTCAATTCTACTCCTAGTGATACTAGTACTGGCTCTATCTGTGCCATATTTTGAGTATGTTCTAAGCCTTACAGGTTCCCTAGTAAGCGTGGGAATTTGCATGATCTTTCCTTGTGCCTTCTACATAAAGATATTCTGGAATCAGATATCAAGGCCTACCTTAATTCTGAATATGATTCTCATAGCATTTGGCACACTTCTTGGAGCATCTGGAACCATTTCATCTTCTAGGTTGCTTCTGCAAAACTTACGGAGAGCTCATTCAGCCTAG
- the LOC113735631 gene encoding disease resistance protein At4g27190-like, giving the protein MNEKSRANDATSGASASATSRSMKRKAEAVTFGASKPTANENVVLQKKTVGEIIAQQRGLVNQIISDQREAVDQIFDALQDDSCAIIGMYGMGGIGKTTLAKEIGRMAETSGLFNKVIFAVVSRNMDVRKIQGRIGDMLGLYFQEESEMGRAGRLFERLTTQERILLILDDVWNFVNFKEIGIPVNFKGKGCKILITTRQRNLCSTMLLIKTNEIPLRLLSEEESWNLFKSNAGSLTDTFSPQQDDVAMKVARECGGLPLALVTVGRALRNKDLELWKAALQQLKKSRPLNINYNEKDIFSCLKLSYDHLQSEEAKECFLLCCLFPEDHDIKIEDIARNALGKGMFTDVETMEEARRETRWIIRNLTDCCLLLDSSTADSVRMHDMVRDFAISMASTGEHGFVIKAGLGLKEWPNQETLERNAVIISLMANHIQSLPDCLICPKLEILLLAENEVFEVIPEGFFLGMPTLRVLDLSEKIGARSLNRYFEPDKWTSMPSSSFKLPSSFEALVNLRTLHLNHCKLDDVAILGKLKRLEVLSFYGCDIEELPNEIGELVNLRSLDLNFCQKLKTVPATLISRLSRLEELYMWESFHQWAIQGMVEDTSKACLSEITSLSRLTTLCVLVSNPESVPRKFHIPNVQKFEIVIGKGYDSVTCYPNSRSLSLRQIKTSIPEGVKDILQNTEDMRLFCLYDEMIRSILDVDPGTLNNLRYLKVVACMETPFLLSMNQSASDAPAILAALESLHLHLMSELFLICPKLLPVGSLHKLKLLKVQSCKRMWIAITATLLRRLLSLEEVEVTWCEQMSSIFDLGNISSENQQFLLSNLRIIRLNGLESLRTIWRGGVKPLPPSVRLAKLTVVELSSCGRLTVIFPYSIAQNLLQLEVLKINCCNKLESIVEERPDVSVDQYQPACFPNLRIIEVSECSRLRKLFSVAKARYLQQLKEINISSCKDMVELISHDEEGEEDTEDKRISLPELYSMKIKDMSSINRLCATSFSVDLPSLEQVVLEKCPNMEEFNSDLQKYGVGHAPKLKVGQI; this is encoded by the coding sequence atgaatgagaaaagcaggGCTAATGATGCCACTTCAGGAGCAAGTGCATCAGCAACGAGCAGGAGCATGAAAAGAAAAGCTGAAGCTGTCACTTTCGGAGCAAGTAAACCAACTGCAAATGAGAACGTTGTCCTGCAAAAGAAAACAGTTGGTGAGATCATTGCTCAGCAGAGAGGATTGGTAAATCAGATTATTTCCGACCAAAGAGAAGCTGTGGACCAGATCTTTGATGCATTGCAGGATGACAGCTGCGCAATCATAGGAATGTACGGGATGGGGGGCATTGGTAAGACGACTCTGGCAAAGGAAATTGGTAGGATGGCTGAAACTAGTGGCCTTTTCAATAAGGTGATTTTTGCTGTTGTTTCGCGAAATATGGATGTGAGAAAAATTCAAGGTCGAATTGGGGATATGTTAGGTCTATATTTCCAGGAGGAGAGTGAAATGGGAAGAGCTGGTCGGCTCTTTGAAAGGCTAACTACCCAGGAAAGAATCCTGCTTATATTGGATGATGTTTGGAATTTTGTTAATTTCAAAGAAATTGGAATTCCTGTTAATTTTAAGGGCAAGGGTTGTAAGATCCTGATTACTACTCGTCAAAGAAATCTTTGCAGCACTATGTTGCTcataaaaacaaatgaaattccaTTGAGACTCTTATCAGAAGAAGAATCCTGGAATTTGTTTAAAAGTAATGCGGGGTCATTGACTGATACATTTTCTCCCCAACAAGATGATGTCGCCATGAAGGTTGCTAGGGAGTGTGGTGGGCTCCCATTGGCACTTGTAACGGTTGGAAGAGCACTAAGAAACAAAGATCTGGAGCTTTGGAAAGCTGCACTTCAGCAACTGAAGAAGTCCAGACCCTTGAACATCAACTACAATGAAAAAGACATTTTCTCATGCCTAAAGTTGAGCTACGATCATCTGCAAAGTGAGGAAGCTAAAGAATGTTTTCTATTGTGTTGCTTGTTTCCTGAAGATCATGATATAAAAATTGAAGACATAGCTAGAAATGCACTCGGAAAAGGAATGTTTACAGATGTAGAGACAATGGAGGAAGCAAGAAGAGAAACACGATGGATAATCAGAAACCTTACTGACTGTTGCTTGCTTCTGGACAGCAGTACGGCAGATTCTGTAAGAATGCATGATATGGTTCGTGACTTTGCCATATCAATGGCGTCTACAGGGGAACATGGTTTCGTCATAAAAGCAGGTCTTGGCTTGAAGGAGTGGCCAAATCAGGAGACTCTTGAACGCAATGCAGTAATCATTTCTCTCATGGCTAATCATATTCAGTCACTTCCTGATTGCCTAATTTGTCCCAAGCTCGAAATTTTGTTGTTGGCAGAGAATGAGGTTTTTGAGGTAATACCAGAGGGATTCTTTCTAGGGATGCCAACGCTCAGGGTGCTGGATTTAAGTGAAAAAATTGGTGCTCGCTCTCTAAATCGCTATTTTGAACCAGACAAATGGACCTCAATGCCGTCCAGTTCCTTCAAACTTCCCTCCTCGTTTGAAGCCTTGGTGAACCTTCGGACTTTGCATTTAAATCACTGCAAGTTGGATGATGTAGCAATCCTTGGAAAATTAAAAAGACTTGAGGTTCTAAGCTTCTATGGATGTGATATCGAAGAATTACCAAATGAGATTGGAGAATTAGTCAACCTGAGGTCGTTAGACCTAAACTTCTGCCAAAAGCTAAAGACTGTTCCAGCAACCCTGATATCGCGTTTGTCTCGATTAGAAGAACTCTACATGTGGGAGAGTTTTCATCAGTGGGCAATTCAAGGGATGGTTGAAGACACAAGTAAAGCATGTCTTTCAGAAATAACATCCTTGTCCCGCTTGACTACTTTATGTGTCCTAGTATCCAATCCTGAATCGGTTCCCAGAAAATTTCATATACCTAACGTACAAAAATTTGAGATAGTTATTGGTAAAGGGTATGATTCAGTGACATGTTACCCAAACTCAAGAAGCCTGTCTCTCCGACAAATTAAGACTTCAATACCGGAAGGAGTGAAGGACATACTTCAGAACACAGAAGATATGAGACTTTTCTGCTTGTATGATGAAATGATAAGAAGTATTTTAGATGTTGATCCAGGGACCTTAAACAACTTAAGGTATCTTAAGGTTGTTGCTTGTATGGAAACCCCGTTTCTGTTATCCATGAACCAATCTGCAAGTGATGCCCCTGCAATCTTGGCAGCTTTGGAAAGTTTACATCTTCATCTTATGAGCGAATTGTTCCTCATATGTCCAAAATTACTTCCAGTTGGTTCGCTGCACAAGTTAAAGCTTTTAAAGGTTCAAAGTTGTAAGCGGATGTGGATAGCAATCACTGCCACATTACTCCGAAGGCTACTGAGTTTGGAAGAAGTTGAAGTAACATGGTGCGAGCAAATGTCGAGTATATTTGACCTTGGCAACATTAGTTCTGAGAATCAACAGTTCCTTCTGTCTAATCTTAGAATTATAAGGTTAAACGGTCTGGAGAGTTTGAGAACCATATGGAGAGGAGGGGTAAAACCACTTCCTCCTTCAGTGCGCCTTGCAAAACTAACAGTTGTTGAGCTCAGCAGCTGCGGGCGCCTAACAGTTATCTTTCCATATTCCATTGCTcaaaatctgctgcaacttGAAGTTCTTAAGATAAACTGCTGCAACAAGTTAGAAAGCATTGTCGAGGAAAGGCCAGATGTATCAGTTGATCAATATCAGCCTGCTTGTTTTCCAAACCTCAGGATTATTGAGGTGAGTGAATGCTCAAGGCTGAGAAAGCTGTTTTCAGTTGCTAAGGCTCGATATCTTCAACAGCTCAAAGAAATAAACATTAGCAGCTGCAAGGATATGGTTGAACTAATAAGCCATGATGAGGAAGGAGAAGAAGACACTGAAGACAAAAGAATTTCACTGCCGGAACTATACAGCATGAAGATCAAAGACATGTCTAGCATAAATAGACTCTGTGCAACGTCTTTTTCTGTTGATCTACCATCCCTGGAACAAGTGGTTTTAGAGAAGTGTCCTAACATGGAAGAGTTCAATTCTGACCTCCAAAAGTATGGTGTGGGACATGCACCAAAACTGAAGGTTGGACAAATTTGA